In the genome of Lathyrus oleraceus cultivar Zhongwan6 chromosome 4, CAAS_Psat_ZW6_1.0, whole genome shotgun sequence, the window tatatatatatatatatatatatatatatatatttatttgcTTTTAAAAAAAAGTAGAAGACGCCAAAGTCATTGATTTACTTTACatttaatttaaatcaaatatgaTTTATTTATGTGAATTTAATGAACATTATGGCGAAATAAAAAAAGTCATGTCCACATACAGATATAAAAATAAAGCGACAAAATCAGTGAAAATATAAATAAAACATTTAAGATTATGTGAAATCActtattttaataataaaaaatgcTCAAGATTAATGATTCTAGGTCAAAATTGACTCTAAATCATTAATAGAATTTAAAATTCATATTAGGGTGAGACAACATCCATAAACTCTAGATCATTTTCCATTGCTTCTAAAATATCATAAGAAAGACACACTTCAAGTACCATACTACCTTCTTCTACACCTGCAAACACATTAATTTTTCCTTCTCGTTTATCTGCACCACCGGTTCGAACTCCCACAGGTTTCCCCCAACCAAAATCATTACCATATACATCATACCTAGGTGAATAAGCAATCACCAAACCCTTATTTTGGGACACATCTTTAGGTGTAACATAAAAAATCGGTTTTATTAACCACTTTTCATAGTGACTTCTTATCATCTCATCAGTGTGCGAAGCAATCATCTTATTCATCTTCAATGCACCTTTGCCAAGTCCACCATCGTCCAACAATTCACCAGCTTTCATTGTAACCAAACATTCTATTACAGCATTACCAAAATAATCTTCATGCAAAGGAGGATCCAGTCTTTGTCTGACATTTATATCAATCGAAAAACTCACATCAGTTTCGTAGTCAATTTTTTTAGAACGTGTAAAAGAACGCCAAATGTGAGTTAAAACTGCTTGCAAAGAAGATATATTTTTTTTACCGGCCTCAAAGTTGGCTTTAAATTTTAGTTTTGCAATATTTTCTTTTGTGAAATGAAATATTCTCTCTGGTGGGTTTAGTTTTTTTTCTTTAAGATTACTTTGTGCCTCTATTGTGAGAGGAAATCGAATGGGGCATTCAATACCTTTAGGAAACCAACGTTCAAATATTGGAGTTTTGGACACTTCAAAAGACCCTCTTGAGATTTTTGCCCACAAATTGTTAAAATTGGAAAACAAATTAGCATCACCAACCACATGGCTTGATGTAATCCCGATAAATATTCCATCATCTAGCTCTGTTACTTGAACTGCGAGTAATGGATGTGATGTCCCTTGGTAGTTTTTTATTCCGTTCATTAAGAAAAGTGAGTGATGAACATAAGGAAGATGAGTGGGTTCAAGAATATCATTCACAGTAATATATTTTGCTGCGGCATGAACAAATAGTGCACCTTTGTTATTACATTTGATAGAACAAGAGATAGTGTTATCTCCGTGTTGTGTGATTTTGAGACGACCTGCGAAGATGTGGAAAAAATCAAGGGCAGAGGAAAAGGATTGTTTAAGGTGCTGGATTTGGTTAAATATATCTGATTTGTTTGAATGACGATAAACAAAACTTATTTGATTATATCCAAATGGGAGGAATTGTAGATCCCATGGGGATAGATCGATTGTACGATCATTTGAGCCATTGAGATTGTGATTTTGTGCATGAATTGTTGTGGTGGATAGAACTTGGACGGAACTCATATCCAAGGTGAAGAATTCTATATATAACTATGATGTTGTTGTTCTTAGGAGTGTGTGTAGTAGTGCACTCACTTCAGtctatttataaataaatattgagCTGCACATAATCGCCACGTTTTAGTAGGCCAATTAACCCATGCGACAATATGAGAATCACGTGGGTTGTaccaaaataataataataataataataataataataataataataataataataataataataataataataataataataataataatataatattaaaataataataataataataataataataataatattaataaaataataataataataataataataataataataataataataatattaaaactGTCGGCAAGATTTTCGATGTACGGTACATGTTTCTGTGGCACGCATGTGCAATTTTATCCTATGCACAATAATGCAATGCAAAAAGCCAACAAAGGAGGTTAATAAGTTCACTTCACTTGGAATATTCCTTTAAATATGTACTTGATTTCACTTTAAGTCTTGGAGCAGCTGGGCCAGTCTTTCCCAATGTATAACATGTGCGGCAGTATTGGTCCTAAAATTTGAAAGGTTTAATTTTAtctttttaattaaaaaataatagatTTTATAATGGTTTTTTCAAAAGCATCTATAAAGTCATAATTTGTTTTAAGAATTTATGACTttatattaaatttttttaaagTCAGTGTAAAGCcataatttttaaaattattttattttggATTAAATATATTACAGATGAGTTTCATTTTATCCTTGTAATACTTTTTTTATTCTCCTCttaatagtttttttttattCTCCCATTAAATTTataatttgaataaaaataaataaattatagGAGTAACTTTTACACTTAGGATACAAGATACAAAATTTTAACATTTCAATTAAAagattcaattttttttatagaGAAATAAATGGAATTTCGGTAACATTACAGAGATATGGTATATTTGAcccatttatttttaaatttaaacttatttttaagTTAGATCAAAATTGGGCTGTCATATGAAGCAACATATTTAAGGATTTGTAACATGTGTatttactctctctctctctctatatatatatatatatatatatagatagaaAGAGATataaagatatatatatatatatatatatatatatatatatatatatatatatatatatatatatatatatatatatatatatatatatatatatatatatatatatatatatatatatatatataaagaatTTGATAACTTTAAATGGATATATTGTCGTACTTTAATTTTGTCCataaatttttattttcattaatacTTAACCTTAATTACTATTAACATCAAACATTTTTTACCATTTTGCAAacaaataaattcaaaaaaagATTTTAAATGAAATGATTAAATGATTTTAAGAATAAACTTCTCaaaaaaaatttatttcaaaacTTGACATGGGGATTAATGATGTTAATAGTGCTTTAGATTTCTTAGAAAAAGAGCATGCATCTCTACTAGAGGAGCGTTTTGGTACTTTTGATGCTTTAGTTGAAAAGATAATAAAGAATGACTTGTTTTGAGAAAAACCTCGAGTTGCTACAAGAAATAGAAAGAATATTTTGTCTAAAATTATATGTTATTGTTGAGGTGATAAAGATCACTTTAGACCTCTTTACTATGTTagatgtaacaccccaattttaagttgtattatttttcatattttattagcataatgtttgtttaaaacaataagtatttattaatattatttattattttatgatacaggtaattatattattaatattattattatctttattataattattagaaaaacaaaataaataattgaGTTAGTGGAAattagagagagagagacagaggTGATAAAGATCACATTAAACCTCTTTACTATGTTagatgtaacaccccaattttaagttgtattatttttaatattttattagtataatgtttgtttaaaacaataagtatttattaatattattgattattttatgatataggtaattatattattaatattattattatctttattataattattagaaaaataaaataaataattgagTTAGTGGAAATATatgtgagagagagagagagagagagagagagagagagagagagagagagagagagagagagagagagagagagagagagagagagagagagagagagagagagagagagagagagagagagagagagagagagagagagagagagagagagagagagagagagagagagagagagagagagagagattttaaAAGGGAGGAAAGAGAGAAtagaaacaaaaataaaaaataagagaAATTGAGAAAAAGAGAAAAGGGGAAAAGGGAGAAGAGGAGAAAAGTTGTCATCGTAATATCATCCGAGAAAAAGAAAGGGAAGCTTTAAATCCAAGGTAAGGGAGATTGTTTTACAAAAGGTATATTGACTGTAAGGTAGTGGGTTGACGTTGATACTGATATGTTCCTATTAGGATTATCCCATAGTATAGTATTTGCTATAAACCCTAGGACAAATAATGAGAATAATATTGTTAATCCAATATGTGAATAATTGGTTGGTTATTAataatgtttttatttttatgattGTGTTATCATTGATGTGTTGATTTACTTATTAAATCTTGAATTTGGAATTTTCACTTAATTTGAAATTAATTTCTTCTTTTTGTAGTCTAAACTAATGAACGATTTTATTTGATTAGACAATTAGAGTACGTTTAGTGTTTATGAGTTTAAGAATAAGTATCGTGTATCTTAATAGTTGTTACAAGTCAAAATAGATAAATTAGAGTGAAAATGTCAGAAAACATCGAAATTATCAGAGAAACTATAAAAAACATCGCAGATAAATATAGAAAAAGATTGATCGTCTTCTTTCGCGCATAACTTGAGTTTCATAAGTCCGTTTAAGGCGCGGTCAATTATGTTTGAAAGGTAAAGTGATAATCCTTTTGTTAAAGTGAGGAAATATGATCTAGGAATGCTTCAACAGTAACAGTTCTCTGGTTCATATACTAGAAGTATAGTCAAGTCTCAACCGATATTGGTTGTCTTGTTTCACACATAACTTGAATTTCGTAAGTTCGTTTGAAGTGTGGTCAATTGCATTGGAAATCTAACACAATAAAATTTAGGTTGAAATAAGGAAATAGGCTCCAGCAGTGCTACAACAATAGAAGTTATAAGGCTTTTATACTAGAAGCATAGTCAAGTCTCAATGCATATTAGTTGTCTTATTTCATGCATTACTTTAGTTTCGTAAGTTCGTTTGAGGTTTGGTAAATTGATTTGGAAATATAACATGATAAAATTTCTATTGAAAAAAGGAAATGGGTTCTGAGTGTGCTACAAAAGTAGAAGTTCTCTAGTTCTTATACCAGAAGTGAAGTCAAGTCTCAATCGGTGTTGGTTGTCTTGTTTCACGCATAACTTTAGTTTCACAAATCCTTTTAGGTGAGGTCAGTTGTTTTGGAAAGATAACACGATAAAATTTATGTTGATATAAAAAATTTGGGTTTGGGAGCGCTACAACATTAGCTGTTCTCTGGTTCTTATACCAGAAGCGTTGTCAAGTCTCAACCGGTATTTTTTACTTATTTCACGTGTGGCTTGGGTTTCGTAAGTCTGTTGGAGTGCAGTCAGTTATGATGTAATGCGAATATGATAAATTTTAATGACACTATTGTTTCAATAGGACAATGGTAAATTATGAATGGTTGAGATGAATAAATATGAAGAACTTATGCGGCAATCCCGAAAATATGTTTTGAGGAAATTATTATGAAGCCCTTATATGGTAGTGTAAAGTAATGTGTTTAAAAGAGGAAGGAGGTTCAGGAGGATTATTTTCTATGGTTGGTTCATGCATCATACTAGTGTGAGAATATGATTTGTGTTTAGGGGAGTGTTGTAGTACAAATGTAGCTTGCATGTACTCCTAGGCATTGCAGGTCTACGAATGTCTAAGAGAATTTTGTAGTACGAATGTAGCTCACATGTACTCCTAAATTGTGGAACTCGGGAGAGTGTCGTGGTACGAATATAACCCGCATATACTCCTAGGGATTGCAGGTTTACGGAGGTATAGAGATACTGTTATGGTACGAAGTGTAACAAGGATGTACTTCCATGAATATACACATGCATACAGAGTAGAGTTTAGCGTACATTGCATAAAATTCATGTGCATTGATGTGTGATTGAATGAGTTAGAGTGGTATTTTCGATATTGTGATGATGATTATGAATGTTTGCATTGTACTACCTTGTCATTTTTATACTGTTTATCTTTGTAAAATGTATTTTCACCCCTCTGTTTTAAAGTTTGTATGATGTGCCTTGTACACGATACCCTCAGGATAAGACCGAGGAGTGGTTGTTTTGTGAGGCAATCCATTGAAGATGGTGTAGAAGTCCATCTTAGTCTTATGTGTGTTATCTTATTGAGATATGCTAGTCAGTTAGGGTTTGAGTCTAAATAAAGATCTGATACAATGACATAAGGGATGGGATTTCAATTTTAAAGAgtattatatttttattttgaaaaaccAATGTTTTATCTTGAATCATGAATATGTTACCCAAATATGTTTGATATTATGTTATGAGAAATGTGTGATACTCGATGTTTTATGTACTATTATTCTATAAATTATTCAGAAAATTATATTcatattaaaataaaaataaaaataaaaatatatatatttgggATTAAGGGATTTACATTATGAATGTCAAAGTTTGGCTCCATGACCATCTTTTCTTCAACTCCAAGTTTCATCTCATCCCATTTGGTTCATCCTTGTTTTCCTTTTCCAAACCAATCTTCAAGCCTCCTTGACCATTTCCATGAACCTAGGAGCATAAAAAAAACATCTCAAATATACATGAGCTCAAGTTTAATAACCTAGAACACAAAAAAAAAAGGCATGTCAATTCATACCCCAATCAcaccaaaattaaaataagtcatatAATTTTCCACTTGGTAACAAGAGtcaaataaaaattaaaaaaaaaaaagagggaaAGTGAAAGTAAGTTACTACAGTAAAATAATAAGAGTACAACAAGAATTCAAATCATCATAAAAAACAAACTCATTCTGCAATAAAAATACAATAGTGCAAAATTTCACAAAAGTTGAAAAAACACAACAAACAAAATTTTGATTCCTCTACATCATTTCCATTTTTATCAAACACAATTTGATCTTATCCT includes:
- the LOC127075664 gene encoding protein ENHANCED PSEUDOMONAS SUSCEPTIBILITY 1, whose product is MSSVQVLSTTTIHAQNHNLNGSNDRTIDLSPWDLQFLPFGYNQISFVYRHSNKSDIFNQIQHLKQSFSSALDFFHIFAGRLKITQHGDNTISCSIKCNNKGALFVHAAAKYITVNDILEPTHLPYVHHSLFLMNGIKNYQGTSHPLLAVQVTELDDGIFIGITSSHVVGDANLFSNFNNLWAKISRGSFEVSKTPIFERWFPKGIECPIRFPLTIEAQSNLKEKKLNPPERIFHFTKENIAKLKFKANFEAGKKNISSLQAVLTHIWRSFTRSKKIDYETDVSFSIDINVRQRLDPPLHEDYFGNAVIECLVTMKAGELLDDGGLGKGALKMNKMIASHTDEMIRSHYEKWLIKPIFYVTPKDVSQNKGLVIAYSPRYDVYGNDFGWGKPVGVRTGGADKREGKINVFAGVEEGSMVLEVCLSYDILEAMENDLEFMDVVSP